The Rosa chinensis cultivar Old Blush chromosome 7, RchiOBHm-V2, whole genome shotgun sequence DNA segment ttttttagtaaaattGAGATGAACCTCTAAACCTAAAAACAACCTAGTTTCGGACATAAATGCAGTTTCGGACTTTAGAAGGAGGTTCTTATTCGAAAAAGTTGATTGACTACTTTTgtcattttgttcttttttttttcttttgatctaGAAGAAAGTGAATTCATGGTCACAAATTTGCGTTTCGAATCATGTTCAACTTAATGACGTCACGTAGGGAAAATATTACAAATGCTCACTCAATTTTTacatatatcactttggtcactcaccttttaaatatatcactttggtcactcaactttaactttgttattcactttagtcacttctttaatattttttttcattcaaaaaaattatttaccacaatattaatgatattttcgtcTAACTAATTATGAAAAATTTAGAAATATGTATTATAATGATTGGGAGAAGTAAtcaaagtgagataaaatgccccttgggtgactaaagtgattgacagtgtaatagttgagtgactaaagtgtcgaatgagtcatagttgagtgaccatttatgGAATTCTCCCTATCATGTAATATATCACGAGAGCAATACAAAAATATTAGGTCTCAATTTTGTCATGAGTTGTTGATACAATGACATGCAGAGACAAGAATAATTATTGAATACTAGCGTTGTAAAATTCTCTGCAGCAGCCGAACCCTAGAAAATCCAAAACCCTGTGTTTACGTCTCTCTCTGGTTCGATGACAACGGTGCATTAAATGGCGGTGTGGCTAGCTTCCTCGTTTGCTCTGGTTGAGGGCAAAGGCCCCGTTGACTTGCGTTTGTCTAAAGGGACGAGATTCCAGTGATCCCAATCGCTTTTGGTCAGAAATTTGCTGACCACTCGAGCCTATTCAAGGGGCTCTTTCAAAGGGATGTTTAGGCGTGCACAAAGTTTTATAGCAACCTATCATCTTTAAGCAGAGCTTTACAGTCGAGGATGGGATGGATCTACACATCGACTTCTATTTCGAAAACTTGATTGGGCATCGCATAACTTGCGGCCTTCTCACGCATGTCGGGCTTCCCTGCTCCAGACCAAGCCACGTCTGATTGCTTATGGAAGAGCTGTCGTTACTAGGGTTCCGACAGCTAGGGTTTCTAGACAGGAGGTGCGCCCAAGGTTGCTAGGCCGGTAGTGGTTCATCAGGGGACGGTGTTTGTAAGTGGGCTGGTATCTATAAATGAGCTGAGTCATCTTGTTTCTAGGTTGGCTTTGGTTTTTAAGGCTCAAGCCCCATATGTTTTTTTTGGGCTACTATTATGGTTTGCTATGCCTAAGCCCCGTAAATGGGTAACCATTAGGGAGTTAATTATTCTTCTCTACCGCGCCTGACTGGACAGAGGAGGCAGTTTGAGGATGTTCTGGAATCCTCTCCCAAGAAGCCTCGTTTGAGTTTGGCGATGGGCAAGTTGAATTTGGATGCTGCAAGTATGGGAATGGAAATGGTGGTTGCGCCTCAACTTGTTGctaagaagagaagaagaccTAGAGGCAGTAAGAACAAGGTTGCTGCTGCAAAGCCTGCGACTATGAAGAAGCAAGGGTcgtccaagaagaaaaaagttgTCGCgcaaaagaagaataagaaggcTAGGGAGCTTGTTTTTAGCTTTCTTAGTGAAGATGGGAACTCCAACCTTAAGGGGAAGGAGATTGTTCTGGCTTAGAGATTGGTCTAGTTTATCCTAGTGGAAGATCTTCTATGAGTTTCTTAAAAGTGTTACTTAATTTACGTACCACAATTGTGTGCACAGCGTGAATTAAGTAACAGTCTATATTTTTCCTTTGAAGACGAAGTTCTTTTATTAGTTTTAGACTGTGTGCTCTAATATTATTTTAGAGTAGTTTGTGTGCCAATGTATGTGCCGGCCTATGTCGTGTATTGGTGTACTACTTCAGCCTTTGGttgttttcatttatttaatgAACTATTTTATCCCTAAAAAAATGATATACAAAGAGAAGTGGGGGTGTTTCATTTGTTAGTAAACGGTGTTTGTACTGAAgcatccaaaaaagaaaaaagagctgCAAATGACACAGATCAATAGGCTGGATTCTATTTTTTATATGCTCTTGTCAAATCAATTCATCAAATAACGTGTTTTAACTTACCTATAAGTTATTGACATGTGTTCATTCATTTCAAACTCTCACATTCACAATCGTTGAACTTGAACTGATCGAAAAATCGAGAAATTTCAATTCTTTTCCAATCGCAAAAACCATAAATCAATTGCTACATTGTtatgaacaaaacaaatccatatTCAACCTCTCACTCTCTCCAAAATTATTCTCCTAAAAACCCAAACCCATCTTTAAAAATCTTCAAGAAAAATCAAAAAAGATTTTTGAGATTTCGAATTTGAATTGGGGatatagaaaaagaaacaaaaagaactcAGAGCCAATATGAGAATTGATGTTAGAAGATCTAAATAAGTAGGGCTATTAGAAAGGTTGCACAGTTTTGATTATGGTTAAGAAAGAAAATATCGAGTTAAACTTGTTGAATCCGGTGTTGCTTGGCAAATGTGAAAAGGAGGCTGAAGAGTCAAGAGGAACTAGAATCCCAAGCCATTGATGTAAAGAATTCTATATTTTGCATTAGCTTTTACTTAAATTTCATTACTAATGAGGTTGTTGGGAAAAGAGAATAAAATATAAGGATGTCTCCTTACCCCATTTATATcaaaaatacttctcatacacccaaCCAACAAATATTTTTCCCCACTTACACAAAACTTTTCCTATTTTCTTCCCATCTACCCAAATCAATCATTAAAATACCACTAGTACCATTTTTAACATTATTTACCCTTTTAACTTTTACAATGTCACTTTTACTGTGAAtagtatatatttaaaaaaaaaaaaaaactttttctgaCGGGGCGTGGTGGGTTTATatcttaatttattattttaagCATTTATTACAGCTCCTGACAGTAGTAGAGGCTCATTAGCTACCTTTGCTGACGAAGAACTCCACAATATTATCAACATGATAGAAAAATAATTGGTTGCGGAGCAAAAGGACagaaaattttactttttcaaaaAGTACGATAGAGATGTGAGCGGTGATTGACGCAACAAGATgaaatattttacttttttaaaagtaaagttattattattttttttttcaaaaatgaaGATTCTTCTTGTATTCCACTTTCTTTTAGGATATTTTGAATTCTATTTTGAGTTccactccctatataaggagctgtAATCTTCTCTTAGAAGGCTTCAGAACCTTGAGGTAGAAGCTCTCTCCCACTCTCAAGAAGTAAAGATAGCCAAAATAGAAAAGTGCTTGTAGAATTGCCAGAATAGCAGTGTGCTATGCCTACTTTCCTGTAAAGATCGTGTGGAatggtgtgcttttgtttcaACTAAGTACTTATAACTATAATTAAGGATAGTTAAACAGTTTTTAGCTGTTTACCTAAGAATGAGGCTATGAGTTCTTAGCATgtaattatgtttgaataaataaattcaaattgctCATCCACTTATTCAAGCTTTAAATTTCTGTTATTAATTAATCTTTGTTTAAGATTTTGTTATTATCTTGTAAGTTAAAGTTTTAGAATTTTTTGCTTCAAAGGAAGccttttttactttgtttcaaaAACATGCAGCAGTGATTTAGCCCGTTTTAGTAACCGTTAGGCAGAAGGCCGCTAGGTGaagttgtggcatgttgaaagctagtttatttttatttcaaaacttAGAACATGTTTTCCTAAGAGTtggtaaaaattaaaatttgctTATGTCGGCATAGGATAGATGTCACTATCTTAAAAGTAAATACCATTTTAAGTCTTTTCCTAAGAGATTTGTGTAAGTGGGCACTATACAAACCAAGTGGTCTAACAAGGCAAAATACGGAGTGATTTTGGAAAATGAGGAAAACCCCTAAAATATAAGGAGTGTGAAGCaaaatgatttttatttatttttgatataAGTGTTTGTTAACAGTGTTAAGAGAATGAGTTTTAATTTATTATGATTGTACACATGTCAACAATTTCTTGGAAAGTCAAACCATGTCAACTTGATAAAGTGGTCTGAAGAGAGAATGGACTAGGTTGATTTTGTCACAAGCCATTGATATAATGATATACAAGGACAAGTGGCGTTGTTTTATTTATTGGTAGATGGTGTTTATATTGAAGCatcaaattaaaaaggaaagagATGCGAATGACACGGATCAATAGACCAATTCTttaaatgcatatatatctgaAACATAACGCCTACTCCGGTCTTTACTCGATGAGATCTCATATATTTAATTCTAAATCAAGGGGATAAACATAATCATACTAAATTAGAGCTCATTGTTCTGGCATAGTTAAGATTTACAATTTTTTCAGTGATGGTAATTATTAATTGCATATGTTGTTCATTTGTCTTTCCTGATCTCAAATATTCTCTCAATATTTGGCTTCTTGTTCAATTGTTGTTCATGTAGATTCATTTTGTCATTCTTGTTAGCCGACAAGGAAAGGTGAGGCTGACTAAATGGTTTTCAACCTATTCCCAGAAAGAAAGATCCAAGGTACAGTCTTAGTCACTCGCTCGATCAAATAACCTTAATACAGTCTCCACTCCATTACGTAGGTACACATAATTCTATCACCTTTTCCTATTGTAGCTATGGATTCTGTCACCACTCTAATAAGACTAGATCAACAATATACATTTGTTTCTTTGCAATTGCAAATTCATTAAGTTTTCATCATGAAGTAGGATGATGATATTTTGTCCCACTCCTGCTGCACTATTACTTTTGCATGTTTAGGAAACTTAGTTACTTTTATGAGTCATTTTATCAAACACATGCATACATAGCGATCATAAAAAATTAAGCAACAGTAAAGGGTCAATATCCCCCTTTAACTTATTTGGCTTTCTACCATGCTACCATGCCAAAGTAATTGTAAATTATGTACGTATTCAATTCATATCTATATATAGTACAACAGTGCATCAAACCCCTGAACTGTTGATACCTTTTTGTTTGACAACTTAAAATCAATTTATCGACAACACTTGCTTGTTTTGCACTTGTACATGTTACATACTAGCATTTACTTCTTGGAAGCTTAGGGTAGAGCAATATGCACTTTCTTAAAAGCTTCTTGTAAAGGTGAATCAatgaattttgttgttgttgttttcaaCGAAACACTCTAGTTCCTCTGCATTGTTACCTAAAGAGACCATATTAGTATCCCCTCAGACATTTTATCAAACACATTACCCTAACTAATGTATTAAATATGAGAGAAAGGTTAAAACAACCCTTGTATATAACTCATTTTAGACTTACATAGCTGTTATATATTGTACCAAGTATGTATTCGATAATTTGGCTTACAAAAGTATAGCACCCTCAACTTAAAGGAATTAGTGTAGTGCTATCTAGAGATTGAAGTTTTTCCATTGTTACATGCTAGCTAATAGTTACGATTGCAAACTTTTATGGAAAAAAAGGTAATGCGGGAATTGAGTGGTATAATACTCAATCGAGGCCCCAAGCTGTGCAACTTCATAGAGTGGAGAGGACTTAAAGTTGTCTATAAAAGGTTGTGCACCTATATATGGCTTACCTCATTTGAATTTTAACATGCTAGTTGTTGTGTTTTTCTATATATAGTTATAACTAACTGGTTTAGTTGGTTTATATATGCATTGGAATATACTTCATCAGATACGCGAGCCTCTATTTTTGTATGTGTATTGACCAAGAAGACAATGAACTGGAGATTCTTGAAATAATTCACCATTACGTTGAGATACTTGATCGATATTTTGGCAGTGTACGTAATTAAGCTTTCTTGATTGAATTGCTAGGGTTTTTTCCTCTCTTGCAATTAATGACTAATAAAGACAAGCATGTTACTAATAGCTACTAATAGTTGTAATTTATTTTGGTGTTTAATGATCTGCCTTTTCGTCTACCAAATAGGTTTGTGAGCTGGATTTGATTTTTAACTTCCATAaggtattctttttctttttattcatcGTCACATATCTCTAGCCTCTCATTtagtttcaaaatttgaaaagagTACTTGAAACTTGCAGGCTTACTATATACTAGATGAACTTCTACTTGCTGGTGAGCTGCAAGAGTCAAGTAAGAGAGCAATAGGACGAATGATAGCTATACATgtaagtaatatatatatatatatattcagatGCTAATGTATAATGCATACTTTATAATAGTGGAATCAAAAAAATGATATATAATTCGAATCATGGAATgattaaattatagagagcttgAAAAAATTGTTGTCACTGTAACCTACCAACTAGTTAATATTTGAGCTCTCCTAAATATGTATAGTATTATACACACTATAATGgaattttgatatattgttgAAGTATAAAGACTGAGTTTGATGAACACAGGATCGATTTGTGGAGGCTGCTAAAGAGGAGGCCAGTTCAATAAGCAATTTACTCGCACAAGTTAATATGTAGGAGCTTCAATTCTTTTAAAGGAAtactatatttatttattttcttttaccaAAATCCTCCTTTTAACTTTGCGTCATTATTACATTTACCAACTCAATTGTCATTTCTTTGCTGAATTGTACACAATGACTACCAATATATATTGTGTAGGTGTATGTGTGTACATGAGCCCCAATTAGGTTTTTTGCAACTGGGTTCATTATAGCATAAAAGTTGGTTTTACTGCACCATCTATCTTTTGTGATTGCTGACAACAGCTTATATTTGTCCAAAAATATGTACATGATGAGTGTCAACACTTGACACATACATATAATTTTTCAACTATGGTTGGGAAAGAAAACTAGACATTTTAAGATGCATTAGTGGTTGGATTTTCATGCGGAATGGTGGTATTGCAATATGTTTTCTAAAGTACAAGGAAAACTAGTACTTGTGAATTACACGAGCCATCTTTGTATGTATTTCATGATTGTCTTTAAATGTCAAGGGGTGCAAGGCAATCCAAGGTGAGTAATTTTGGTTGGGGAAAAGGGAAATGAAAGAAGTGACCGGTCGATCACTGGTGGAAATGAGAGACATGGtgtaaaagaaaagaacaaagctAAATAGTTTTAATCAAGTCATGCAAAAATGATAATTCTTGGGGTTCAGCATGCATAATGTTATGTGCAAAAGGATAATTTTTTGGTTTACCTAACTcagacttcaaaaaaaaaaattaaaaaatctcTAATTTAACCAGCTAATGACATGTTGTTAGCCCTAATCTTACTTCATTCTTTTTTAACAATTGCAACTCCTTACCTCCACCTAACATCCTATCTTTTCAAACAAAGTTCATGACTAACGAATGGAGGCCTTATAATGAGTACTTAAAGTGTTGGGATCGTTAATACCAAGTGTAGGAGTTGTATGGTACAATAAACTTGAAAGTACGAGTGTCGAATCCAATAAAAGCAAAACATTTGTTTAAACAAATGGTTAATGATTTTTACTTGAGCTTCCACCTTTCATATACGCTAACTTTCATGCATGTGCAAAAGAACTGCACTCGTGCGTTTCATTTTACATTTGTAATGGTAGCAGTAGCACATGCAATTTCATGTTACAATTATACCCATTTGTCTCAACCAATAACCTTTTTAATATATAGTTTGTTACACTGGAAATAAGTGAAATAAATCTTGCAAAACTAAGTAATAAAAAAGTCATGAATTATAATTATAACAATATGGAAATCATTTCGACTTAAGCTAAAAAGAGCCTTTATCACGCAATACCATCTAAACCTACAAAAAGCTACATAACCACCATTCTTTTAGTTGAGCATCTCGCAACATAGCAATTTGTTCCCATCACCAAATACATTTTCTCTTGGAAAGGGATAGGCTCTAGGCTTTGTATTCTTGCCAATGGTGAATACATTTTCAAGTCATGGAAAATCTCCTGAAGCAACTACGTACTAATAACAGTTTCCTTAATGCTTCTCCTATAATGACTTCTATATGCCCCTGATTTACCCAACATCAACCACGATAATAATGTCATCATCAAAAGTAATGAAACAAACCAGTCAGATTTCTCAGTTGAGTTCTTCCTATATGTTATAAGAAGATATAAATGTATATGACATATATCAATAACCAGATACATTCAGTACCTTTTAACATGTGAAAGCACAAGAAATCTTATAACATCATATAACTCAATGAAACTCATCTAGGTGAAGAACAAACTATCAGGAACTTAAGCAAGTACTTCCAATTTGTCCTCCAGTATTCAAAACATTTGATCATGTTGAAGAAGAACTATTTtaacattgaaaaaaaaaaagatgatcgcattatttacccttttttgttttattcattaATTGAAAAGTGATGTGTGCACATTTTTTGCAACTGCATGTTCGTTTTTAGTCTAGTTATTCATTCTTTGACTATACCTAAAAccatttcattttgattgaattTTAACAAATATCATAGtaactatttttgtttttaatagcTCTAAAAGTTATTTAAGCTGTGAAGACATTCTCATTTCAAATAACTTTCCTCACACCCATCGCTCTTTCGCTTTTTTCCAAAGACCTGCCTTGAATTCCACTTAGTTTTCTCATTACAATGGAAATTAATCTCAAAGTCCTTGAAGGTCCAGACAGCTTACCCCTACTTCCATTTTCAAATAACCCTAATTCCAACCCATATGTTCAACGGCCTATGAAATCACATTAATTTCCAAAGTTAGAATCGTTCACCTCCTAATTCTAATGGTTACATGTTGGGCAGTCTTGTCCTTGCCTTCTTTTTTCACCTCCATGTCCTTGGTTCACCAAACTCCAAATTTCCAACTCAAATCTCTTTTCCTTTCTAACTTTAACATCTCAAACACAACCTTCGGGGCTGACTGGGATATAACTCTTAAAAGAGAGAACCCCAATGTGGTCAGGAATATTCACTTCGATGACATAAAGGGCTCGATTTCGTACAAAGACAACTCTCTTGCAATCTACTTGATAAAGCCATTTAAATTGAGATATAGGGAGCATAGACACAACTTAAAGATATCAAAGTATCAGACAACGACAAAGAATGGATGGGTTTTGGATGAGATCAACATGCAACGAGATGAGAATGGAGCTGTGATTTTCATCCCCACAATATTTGTTTCAACTACATATACAACTAGCTAGTGGGGAATCAAAAATGTTGTATTGAACCCTCAGTGTTTGGATTTGAGGGTTGGCTTTCTTTTTAAAACTGGGTTTGGAAGTTGGGTAAATGGAGGGCCAATGAAATGGACACTTTCTATATTCTGACCCAACTAAACCAtacttcccttttcttttccttcctgAAGTAAGAGTAGACTAGCATTTTAGTTTGAGATTACAACAAGATAGGTCGTAGAAAAGTGCATATATAAGATTTTTGTCAATTACGCACTCAAACAAATCTTTTGTTGTGTATTTGCCTATTAGGTCTTATTTAATTTACATGCATTcagaaataaaattcacaatTGAGACTGAGGTGAAATAAACTCCTTGCTATATAAAGGGCCCTTGACTTTTTCTATTATAAAAGAAAGGTCTCTCGTCATAGGAATCACACAAAAATGCAGACAAAGTAAGCATGCAATTTAGATGTCATTATTTATATGTTTCCTTATAGACGGATTTGGTTAGTTTTACTTTGAATCTATCGAAATGTTTCTCGTGTATTTATGAAACTTCGATTATCCATGAATATTGAGTCACTAGCTGAAACAACGAAAGAAAGTTCAAAAGGCTGAGTACATTTTGTGTTTTCTCCCTTGCATACAATATTGAGGTTTTGCAGCAGCTGAAAGTTCAATCAAGTACTGAGAATAGACAGGGCTTACAAAAAATGATGTTTAGATGTTTCTCTAGTACTGATAATATTGTGTTTCATTGAAGAGTTTTCAGCTTAATTTAGTGGATATTAACAAACACCATTGCTAGTTGTTTCTTGGTATAACGATATGTGGTCATTGACATGCACATAGAAATAGCATTAATTTAGTAGAACCATTTGATGGATAttttcgatttagggttttttagGATATACTTGATATAAGCACCACATAACAAAGATTAAATAGTCATTAGCAAACATTAAATTAGAAACTTTAAAACCATGAGGGGAAGTAAGAATACCAATCTGAGATTTAGGAATATCAGATAAATAGTTCAAACTTCTGATAAAAGGTTCCATGgttaaaataaaaagataaggaGATAACAGATCCCCTTGTCTAATACCTTTAGTAGGTGAAAAAGCACCATGAGGGATACCATTTAGAATAATGGAAAAGGAAACCGTTCAGAGACAAGAAAAAATTAGTTGATTCCATTTTGTATGAAACCCAAACGCCTCCATGCAAGCTAAAAGATAGTCCCAATTTAAAAGatgggctaaatactatttagtaccctgtggtatggacCTAACATCTATTCAATCttttgactttcaatttcatcaaaaacacccctgcaatatcatcttctcgtccaataggtccctccgtTAGAATTCTGTTAATTTCATACGTTAAGCTGCTGACATGACATTCCAACTCACAaaaagtggggcccacatagaagtcaaattcccaaaatgaccctgGCTCTTTAATATCTTATTTTGACTCCCTCGCGATCTTCTctcccttcttttcttctcttcttcttcgtttctgCTCAGGCTCGGAGACGGCTGCTCAGCCCACCTCCACCGCTCCCCACCGACAGTCCGCGATGCGACCTCGTCTGCAAAGCCACCCAAATCACCCTCCCACTTTATTCCTATCCACTAgcttcaactctctctctctctctctctctctctctactcatCCTACCATAGAAAAATTCACATTCATTCTAAAAATTAGTGCTTAATTAGCAAGAAGAGAAAACCTTGAAGACAAAAGTTTGCGAATCTACGCAGTGAATAAAGACTGAATCGTCGTGATCTCTTCTCTCTCAGGAGCTCAAAGGCCTGAACTGAACGCAAGTTCTTGCACTCAACATTTCCAATCAAATCAAACTTGTAAAAATTCAAATACGAAAATCAAAACGAAAATTCACACACGATCTGTTCGATTATACTAGAAATCCAAACAGAATCAGATTTCTAAGATGATCGATTCGAATCAAGCTCAGCTTAGAAAATCAAAAATTCGATCAAAAACTGAAATGACGTCGGTTTAATTTCTCAGTAAAGAGATTCATCGTCTCAGTAGCTCATGAGCTTCGAGATTTGTTTGGCTACTCAAAAATCTAAAggagaaaattgaaatttgcagaaataatcaagaagaggttaaagagAGTACTCTGGGTTTTTTtcctgtgaaaaaaaaaaaaaaaagaactccaAGTTTCTTGCAATCTAATTGTCCGAGATCGGAGCCGAGATTTGGAAGGCGACCTTCACGAGCATAGGATTTCAGGCCGTCTCCGAGCCtaagcagaaatgaagaagaagagaagaaacgaAGGGAGAGAAGATCGCGAGGGAGTCAAAATAAGATATTAAAGAGCcagggtcattttgggaatttgacttccatgtgggtcccacttttGGTGAGTTGGAAC contains these protein-coding regions:
- the LOC112177832 gene encoding AP-1 complex subunit sigma-2 isoform X2, whose product is MRELSGIILNRGPKLCNFIEWRGLKVVYKRYASLYFCMCIDQEDNELEILEIIHHYVEILDRYFGSVCELDLIFNFHKAYYILDELLLAGELQESSKRAIGRMIAIHDRFVEAAKEEASSISNLLAQVNM
- the LOC112177832 gene encoding AP-1 complex subunit sigma-2 isoform X1, which produces MIHFVILVSRQGKVRLTKWFSTYSQKERSKVMRELSGIILNRGPKLCNFIEWRGLKVVYKRYASLYFCMCIDQEDNELEILEIIHHYVEILDRYFGSVCELDLIFNFHKAYYILDELLLAGELQESSKRAIGRMIAIHDRFVEAAKEEASSISNLLAQVNM